Below is a window of Chryseobacterium arthrosphaerae DNA.
AATCAACCGCAGTAAAATTGCAAATGGTGATGAAATCTGGAAACCGGATGCTTTGTTTTTACAATTCCTGGAAAGTGTGCGGGATCATTTTTCACACAATTATCAGCTCTCACATTTTGCGGATCTCCTGGGAACTACGGAAGCTAAACTGAATGAAGTTTCCAAGCTGCACACCAATAAAACTGCGCAGAATGTCATCTACAGTCTTACAGTTTCCGAAGCCAAAAGACTGCTTCTTTATGAAAAACTGACTGTAAAGGAAATTGCGTACCGGCTTGGGTTCAATGATCCTTTTTATTTTTCCAATTTTTTTAAAAAACATACTTCAAAATCCCCTAAAGATTATCAGAAAGCGATAATCACTTCCTCATAAATTGGTAAACCGGGGCCCGCTTCTTTTTCCGGTTTTAAAATATTACATGCTTTTCTCAACATTGTCTATTCTCCGGACCGCACTTTTCCCGGAACTTTGTCCCTGTAATCAAAACATAAAAAAATGAAAACTCAGCAGGACACAGCCGTTTTCTTATTGAGAATAACACTGGCAGCAGGATTTCTATCAGCAGTAGCAAGCAGGCTGAACCTTTGGGGAAGTCATTCTTCAGGCTGGCAAAACTTTGTACATTATACCGCAGAAACCAATTCGTTTTTACCACAATCATGGGCTTCTGCGATTACTGTACTATCAACCATTACCGAACTGTCCACCGGAATATTACTTCTTGTAGGGTATCAGGTAAAAAGGGCCGCATGGTGCGCTTCTATTCTGACTTTATTATTTGCCATCGCCATGAGTATTTCCTTTGGGATTAAAGAACCTTTGGATTATTCGGTATTTGTATTCAGTGCCGGCGGATTTCTGTTGAGTACATTTCCTCATTATAAATGGACGTTAGAACAACTTTTACATCAATCATAATTTAAAAATTCAAGATCATGAATACCAACATCCACGATTATATCGTAAAAACAGAACAGAAAGAATGGCAGCCACTTATTGAGAAAGGCATTCATTATGAAGGTATATCCGTAAAATCATTAAAGTTTGATCCGGACAAGAACCGCTCCACTACTATTCTTTTAAAGTTTGAACCGGGAGCAGGCTACCCTTATCACAATCATCCAGCCGGAGAAGAACTGTTTGTCATGGAAGGGGATGCTGTCATTGCAGGAGCTCACCTGGAAAAAGGAGACTACCTGTATACACCCCCCAATTTCAAACATTCTGTGAAGTCTGAGCATGGCTGTATCATTCTTTTCGTTGTACCGGAAGAAGTGGAAATTCTTTAGATATTTCCCATATCACAACAAGCTGTAATAAAGAATACCTTTTAGGGATTCAGGATACTTTCCTGTTCTTTATTACAGCTATTAATAGTCAAAGATATATTTGAATTCTACCGAACACTTCAAATTGCTTATCTATAAAGATTTTGAATAAATGCCATCCCCTTTATTTTGGTAATTCCGGCGGACGCATTTTGTATTTGTAGCTGTTCAGGGTTTTTAAAAATGCCACAATATCAAATATTTCCTCATCGGTCAGATTCAGTTTTCTGATCATTTCAGACTTGTGTGGAAATCGGGGATCATTGATCTGTTCTTCTTTTGGGGTTTCGCTGCCCATTCCGGCATTGTACATCATAACGACATTCGCCAGCTCAGGGAAAAGCCCATTGTGCATATAAGGTTTATTCTCAGAAACTTCTCTCAGGGTTGGAGTTTTGAATTTCCCGACATCTTCATTTTTATTGGTCACACTATATCTGCCCAGGTCTTCATATTTTTCGCCATAATAGGTAAGACCCAGATTATGGAATTTCTGGTCAGAAAAATAAGGGCTATTGTGACAATTGATACAGTTCGCTTTGGTCCGGAATAAGTGCAGGCCGTTTACTTCAGAATCCGTCAGGGCATCTTTTTTTCCGGAAATAAACTGATCAAATTTTGAAGGTGAGCTTATCAGGGAACGTTCAAATGTAGCAATTGCTTTTGAAATTTTATCTTCGGTAATTTCCCCGTTTCCGAAAGCTTTCACAAAGAAAGGTTTATAGTCTTTAATTTTTCCGATATTCTTTACAGCCAGCGACATATGAAGGTTCATTTCCACCGGGTTTTCTATCGGGGCTTTTACCTGTTCTTCCAGTGTTGTCACACGTCCGTCCCAGAAAAACGTCTTTGCGTATCCTATATTCAGCAAGGTAGGGGCATTCCGGGTTCCTGTCTGCCTGTTGTGACCGGAGGAAACCCTGCTTCCGTCTGACCATCCTGTTTCAGGGTTATGGCAGCTGGCACATGAGATCTGCCCGCTTCCCGAAAGTATCGGATCAAAGAACAGCATTTTCCCCAATTCCATTTTATCTTCGGAATAGGGATTATCTTCAGGAAATTTCATTTCAGGCAGAGCTCCTATATCCTCAAACCCATCTTTAGCTTCACTGAATAAATGAGGAAGAGGCCACTTGGACCGGTCTCCACTGCTGTAAAGGGTACGCAGCTCTTCTACGGTATATCCCGTAGGGTCATTAGAAGTATAGCTCAATAAAGATATTATACCGGCAACCGCCAGAATAGCTAGATATCTGTCTTTCATTTTTTAATTATAAACATTCAGCTTTACAGACGCCAACTGATTGTCTTTCCGTTATCATCCACTTTATTTTTATAGAACTATCCTCAAAGTCAGGCTGTATTATTGGTTTACAAATATATTTTCTTTTGTCCTTTGATAAGAGCATACATTGAATTTCTTTTCGGAAGGTATCAATTCCCACAGCTAATTTTTTAAGGTACAGTTTCTAATCCTGAAAGTTTAAGACCGTCTTCTTCATCTTTCAGCCAGAAAATAAACTGTACTCCTTCGTGGCCGTCTCCCAGTTCATTGGGTCTGTCTATTGTATACAGTACAATATAATCTCTCCCGCCTTCTCTCGCCTTATATTTATCAACGGAAAACTTTATTTCTTTCCGTTTCAGTCTTTCCAGCAGGTCTTTATTAAAAACAGGAATTAAATATCTGGTATAAAAAGTCTTTTGATCAACAATCGGGGGCTTTTCCGGTGCGGCATCAAAACATACATAGCAGTATAATTTCGGAGTCGTGAGTTTCTTTAGAGCCTCAATATCTCTTTTCTCAATCAGTGTGATCAGCTGTTGGGTAAATTCTTCGGACCGCATTTGTGTTTCCTGTTTTGATTCAGGTGTTTTTTGTCCATACACCGCTAAGTGAAGACATAATGCAAATAATATTGACAGGTGTTTCATTATAAGACAGATTTAGTGTGATAAGAAAAATACTATTTAAATTTCATACTGATAATCAGCAAAAAAGATACAAAAAATTCTTTCATATCTTATTTTACAGATTCACACTTTTTCAACATTTTTCATCATCCATATTTTTCTATGATGCCGTGATAATTACTACTCCGCTATGAGCCCTGGTACATTTTTGCTTTCAGCGATTAATATTAAAATCATTTTAAATTTTAATAAGCCTTATTTCCTTTGATCGTTAAGGCATGTTTGGTCTTTATGGAAGGACAGCACCTTCCGTCCTCTTCAGCGTACTCAAGTTTTTCAACAATGATTTTTCCATTTTTGATGGTGTCAAAAGCAAACAGATAATCCGGTTCATATCCGGCAATCACCTTCACTTTATGCCCGTCATTTCTGTACAGTGACAGCCCCTGTCCGATGAGGGCATTTCCACCTTCAGGTACAATATCCCAATATACAGCAACATCATCTATCCCATCACCTGTAAAATCTCCAACGTTTGGTTCCTGAAGATCAATAACCCCGTCATAAGTTTTAAGGATATTTGGCAAATACTCTTCAAACTGTTTCATGGCCAATTTTACAGCTTCTTCTTTTGAAATTCCTGTTCCTGAAGATGCCGGTTCTTTTTCTTCAGATAAAGTTTTCTCTTTTCTCAGTTCATCTTTTGTACGTACTTCAGTCTCCGACTTATTACAACCTGCCAACGTTCCAGCCAAACATAATATACCGATGATCTTTTTCATATATTTTATAATAAAATTTCAGCCTAAATATACAGTAAAATGTACAATCCGGCCGTTGAATACAGGAATTATAGCAGATGTAATTCAATTTTTCATTCTGAACTTTATCCGCAACCGAACATCTTCCAAAGCCCATCAATACAAATGTGAAGCATTTTTTTCAAAAAAAAGATAATAAAAATTTGCGCAACCGTTTGGTTTCATATAAATTTACAGTGATAAAGTTTTATAAAAAGATATGACAAGACGAGATATTTTCCAGGCGATTGCTGATCCTACCAGAAGGGCAATCATAGGGCTTATCGCAGTACAGGCAATGACACCTAATGCTATCGCAGAACATTTTGATACCACCAGGCAGGCCGTATCCAAACACCTCCGCATTTTAGTAGAATGTGAACTGGTAAAACAGGGACATCAGGGCAGGGAAATTTACTACTCGCTGGAAATAGACAAAATGAAAGAAATAGATCACTGGCTGGAGCAATTCCGTAAAATCTGGGAAACAAAGTTCAGCCAACTGGACGAATTATTAGCAACCATCAAAAAATAATACAATGAAAAGCAACCTCTTATTTGATTTTTCCGTAAACAAGGAAAACAATACCATTGTTGTAAAACGTGAATTCAATGCCAACCTTGAACTGGTTTGGCAGGCATGGACAACAGCAGAACTGCTGGATCAATGGTGGGCACCTAAACCCTACCATGTGGAGACCAAATCCCTAAACTTTACCGAAGGAGGAATGTGGCTGTATGCCATGGTGAGCCCGGAAAACGAAAAACTCTGGTGTAAAGCAGAATATCAAAAAATAGAAATCCTGAAATCTGTGACCTGGCTGGATGCTTTCTGTGACGAAAACGGAAAAGAAAATACAGAAAAACCCCGCTCACACTGGACTAATATTTTTTCGGAAGAAAACGGCATCACGCTGGTCAGCATCACGCTTCAGCATGACAGCTATGAAGATATTGAAACAATGATTGCCATGGGATTCAGGGAAGGTCTTACCATGTGCATGGAAAATCTGGACGAATTGTTACCCACTTTGAAAAAATAGTGGGTTATGTCTTCGTAAAACTACAGATGTAATACAAACCCGGCGGTAAACTTCGTTTACCGCCGGGTTGTTTTATAATTAAATGTTAGTGTTTTCTACATTTATTATTTCACTTCTTCGAAGTCTGCATCCTGTACATCTTCACCTCCTGCATTGTTAGCCCCTGCATTCTGCTGAGCTCCTGCATCTGCACCCGGCTGCTGACCTGCTGCATATAATTCTTCAGAAGCTGCCATCCATGCTGCATCTAAAGCTTCAGTCTTAGCTTTTACGTCATCAGCATTTTTAGCTTCGAAAGCTGTTTTCAATTCAGCTGCTGCACTTTCGATTGCTGCTTTTTTGTCAGCAGAAAGTTTCTCACCGAATTCCTTCAGTTGTTTTTCAGTCTGGAAGATCAAACCGTCAGCTTTGTTGAAGATCTCAACTTCTTCTTTTCTCTTAGCATCTGCTGCAGAGTTTTCCTGAGCTTCTTTTTTCATTCTTTCGATTTCTTCGTCAGAAAGACCTGAAGAAGCCTGGATTTTGATCGACTGCTCTTTACCGGTTCCTTTATCCTTAGCAGATACACTTAAGATACCGTTTGCATCAATATCGAAAGTTACTTCGATCTGAGGGACTCCTCTTGGTGCCGGCGGGATGTCAGTAAGGTCGAATCTACCGATTTCTTTGTTATCGTTGAACATTGGTCTTTCTCCCTGTCCTACTCTGATGCTTACAGCCGGCTGGTTGTCAGAAGCTGTAGAGAATACTTCAGATTTTTTAGTTGGGATTGTAGTGTTCGCTTCAATTAATTTAGTGAATACAGACCCCATTGTTTCGATACCTAAAGAAAGTGGAGTAACGTCAAGAAGTAATACGTCTTTTACATCACCTGTCAATACACCTCCCTGAATTGCTGCACCAATAGCTACAACCTCATCCGGGTTTACTCCTTTAGATGGTTTTTTACCGAAGAATTTTTCTACTTCTTCCTGGATGATCGGGATTCTTGTAGAACCTCCTACCAGGATTACCTCATCGATATCTGAAGTTGATAAACCTGCATCTTTTAATGCTTTGGCAACCGGCTCCATTGATCTTCTTACAAGATCAGCAGATAATTGTTCGAATTTAGCTTTAGTTAAAGTCTTCACTAAGTGTTTAGGACCTGTAGCTGTAGCCGTGATATATGGTAAGTTGATCTCAGTCTGTGGAGAAGAAGATAATTCGATTTTTGCTTTTTCAGCAGCTTCTTTCAATCTTTGAAGAGCGATTGCATCAGCTTTTAAGTCTACTCCTTCTTCAGCTTTGAACTCATCAGCCATCCAGTTGATGATCACATCATCAAAGTCATCACCTCCTAAGTGTGTATCACCGTTTGTAGACAATACTTCGAATACACCATCACCTAAATCAAGGATAGAGATATCAAAAGTACCACCTCCAAGGTCATATACAGCAATTTTCTGATCTTTATGGTTTTTATCAAGACCGTAAGCTAATGCTGCAGCTGTAGGTTCGTTGATAATTCTTTCTACTTTAAGACCTGCGATTTCTCCAGCTTCTTTAGTAGCCTGTCTCTGTGCATCGTTGAAGTACGCAGGAACAGTAATTACTGCTCTTGTCACTTCCTGACCAAGATAATCTTCAGCCGTTTTTTTCATTTTCTGAAGCGTCATTGCAGAAATTTCCTGTGGCGTATATTCTCTATCGTCGATTTTTACTTTTACAGTATCGTTAGGTCCGGAAACCACTTTATAAGGTACTCTTGAGATTTCAGAAGCATCATCTTTAAAGTGTGTTCCGATAAATCTTTTGATAGAGTAAACAGTCTTAGTTGGATTCGTTACCGCTTGTCTTTTTGCAGGATCACCTACTTTTCTTTCACCATCTTCTGTAAATGCTACAATAGAAGGGGTTGTTCTTTTACCTTCTGCGTTAGGGATAACAACAGGATCTTTACCTTCCATTACAGCAACACAAGAGTTGGTTGTTCCTAAGTCAATTCCAATTATTTTACTCATAATATTTTATATTTTTTCTATTTTTAATTTAATTTACACTCTCAATTTCTCAATATCTGTACCATTCAAAAAATTGTGACAAAATGACACAATAAAAATAAAAACCCCGATTAAGTCGGGGTTTAAATAAAAATTATAAGGCATTTTTTCTTATAAATAATAACCAAATACTGGTTTTAAATTACCATGATGCTGAATAATGATTCTTTCCGATGCCCGTGTTGTTATAAATACTGATTCTGTATAGCTTTGTTCCGGCATAGGTCTCATTATTTCTCATGTAAAGCCTGTTTTCTTTTAGTGTACCGAAATATTTATTGTATCCGTAGCTCCATTTCATATTCCATTCTCCTTTTTTCTGATAAATAAATACGATAATCTCTCCATTTTCCTGAATATAGTAAAACCCTCTGCTTCCGTTATAGTCCGGGTTAAGATTTAAACTGCCTTTCAGGTTGGTAAATAAATTCAGGTTTCCGTTTTTATAAAAGTAAAGGTATTCTTTGGTGTCATAGGTCCATATATTTTTTTCATCGGGAATACTGTAGTCTTTATCTCCTTTTGTAAGATACTGCAGTTCATAAAGACTGTCTTCTGAAAAAAAATTCCGGGTGAGCTGTTGCTTCTTTTTTATCTTCTCAAAGCTTACAGGAACTCTGGTAACACCATCATCAAGCAATCTGTCCGGTGTACTTTGCCCAAAAGCCCAACTCATAAGAAAGATCCCTATACTTTTAAAAATTACCATAATGAAAAAGGATTAATTGTCTGATACTGCATATAATTGGTATATCCGCCACTAAGCATTTTAAAGCCCGGTTGTCTGGTGTCTATCAAAAAGTTATTCATATCATGGGCCCAGCGGTCCTGAATGGCATGTCTGAACCAATCGGAATCCTGCCCCATACGCATAGCTCCCACATTCATATATACAGCTCCCATTCTATACTGAGGTCCTTCTTCTTTCACAAAATTGTTTGGATAAAATTCCCCATTATCACCATATACTCCTTGCCCTATCTTCTCATTATCTCCGCTATAATCACTTCTGTATCCGGTAAATAAGTTAAACCCGATTCCGAACTGTTTATATCCCAAATGAGCAGAAGCTGTACGATAGCTGTCATTTCCATCACCAAGATAAGGAAAACCTTTCTTTAAAGAAAATGGCATCCCATCATTTTCATATCTGAAACTAAAATCACCATGTCTTATCATTAATCCTCCTATTCTCTGATCAAATCCACCGCCTCTAAAGGTTGTAGAATAGATGGACAATCCCAGTCTACCATTATCATATCCAATACCTCCGGAGTATCTTTTTTCCCAGAATGAAGCTCCGCTGCCTGCTGCCTCAGACTGATTGGCAATGCTGAAACCTGCAGAAATATTCCAGTTCCCTTTTTTATAGGACATATTGAAATTAAGTCCAAGACTGCTACTGTTTCCCAGCGCTATACTAGGGGATATTCCTATACTGAATCCTCCACCCAGATTGACATTAAAGCTCGGCATAAAAGATCCCATAAAGCCTGCCAGTGCAAAGCCACCTAATGTGCCGACCGGTATTGCATATGGTGCGATAGCTCCCATAACAGCCCCGGTAAATGCACCTCCCAAAATAGACATTCCGAATTTACCCCAACTCCAGTCACCCGTCTGTATTGCCTGCCCTATATAACTTGCGGCACCGGTAACAGCTCCAATAATGGCACCGGCAAGAACCGCCAGCCAGAATATCTCACCACTGGGATCGGTATACATCAAAGGATTATTCAGCACATATCCATATCTGTTATAATTTTGTGTATTGAAAGGATCCTGTATAAAATTATCTACAGACAGGAAGGTATGCAGTTTAGGATCATACATCCTGCCGTTCATATGAATAAGACCTACCTGGAAGAAATGTTCGTGAGCAGTATATCCACGCTCTATCAGCAGGTCAGGATTTGCTTTTTTAAGATCTATTTTCAGCCCGTTCTTTTCAAGATATACCAGATTTCCCCATGGATCAAACTGTCTTCTTTCTTCAATTTTTCCTGACCTGTCTGAGATTGCCATAATGGTTCCCTGGTAATCCCTGTGAAGGTAATGCAGCCCCTTGTTTATTGATTCGTCATTAGGATCGAAATCTTCAATATAAGCAGCCGGTGCAGAATATGGATCACCTGCGATATATGTTACAATCCTTGTCCGTACAAAAAGAGGAGGAGTTTTTCCCATAAAGGAGTTTTCAATAATTTCTACTGAAGTATTATCCGAGTAGATCTTATGCCTCATATAGTATGCGAAATCAAGATTGTAGTTATAATCTGACGATGATCTTGTCTGATGGATATTGTACCCGAATTTTGCCATTTCATTTCCATCCTGCGAAATAGTGACCGGATTTTTAAAGGCATTATAAGATACCATCTGAAGCTGATTCACTTTATAATATGCATCCCCCACAGCGTTCAGATTAATTTCTGTTTTTCTATACCTGTTAGTATCTGCATATTTATAATCTCCTACGGTACTGTTGTTATCAATTCTTCCAAACGAATCATAGGTCTGGGACTGAACTCCAGCAGGATTACTCCAGGAAACCAGTCTTTGTAAGGTGTCGTATTCAAAAACCTCATTCCAGCCATTGGCTACAGCCAAATTCTTCCGGCCTTTCAACAGTCCTGTACTTCCTACAAAGCTGTATTCGTTTTCCAGGATAAGTCCTGAAGTGCTGTTCTTATGTCTTATCTTTTCGATAAAATAATTGTCGTCATAGGTATTGTTGATATCCGTTCCATTTCCGAAATATGCTGAGATCACCTGCCCTTTTTCATTTACACTTCCTAATTTCCATATTGCATCCCCGTTACCGTCGTTGATGGCTACCAGTAAACCGCAGGAAGCATAAACATTTTCAATAATAAAAATACTGGAAATGTTGCCGAAAATGGTTTCTTTGGTTTCTTTATTGATCCTTCCCAAAGCATCATAAGTATAATGATTTCTGAAGATTGCTGAGCCATTATTTTCTTCACGTTCTGCGACTCTGTAAAAATTATCATACTTGTAGGTATAGGAGTTGTTTACCCCGTCAGAGGTTCCTGTTTCGGAAGCAAGAAGACCCTGGGCGTTATAATTATAAGTAATCTTGATGTCTGTATTGGCTCCGGAAACTTCTTTCTTGACGGTTCTTCCATACTGATCGTATACAAACACTGTTTTCCCTTTAGGGTTCTCTTCTTTCAAAAGCTGTCCTAAATTATCATAAACATAGGTATAATCACCCCCTACAGAAGGATCAGACATTTTGGTTTTCTGTCCCCATCCGTCCTGTTCTACACTGATGACGTGCCCTGCATAGTTTGTAGATTTCAGACCTCCATTGGCATAGTAAGTATAATTAATTACCCCTCCATTATCTGACATTTTAACCTTATTTCCCCATTCATCTTTAGTAATGGTTTGCGTTCGCTGTCCATCTACCACAGTTGCGGATAAACCGTTATAAGATGTGGTAATAATTTTTCCGGTCGGGAATATATTTTTGACAGGTCTTCCGTACAGGTCATATTCCGTAATCGTCCATTTGCTTGGAGAAACCGTAGAGAAGTAGGGTTCACTTACTTTGTAAGCCCTGTCCAAAACATCATATTCCGTTCTTTTTTCTATCCATTTACTGTTGATAGAAAGCCCACGTTCAAGACGTTTCCTGCCCCAGTTATCCACTAATGTTTCTTTGGTTGCTCCTGAAGCGTCAACGATTCTTGATCTGATACCATTTATAAAATCTCCTGAAGTAATCCACTCATAGAAATACTCGGTAACATTATTATAAATATCTTTTTCCTGTGCTTTTCTCTGCCAGGTATCGTACCCAAACAATACGGTCTGATTCAGGTGATTGGTTTTGGACAGTAAGATTCCAAAATTAGACTCATAAGCTAACAAAGTTGAGTTTCCTAAAATATCTGTGGTTTTAATGACAAATCTTCCGGAAGTATCATACTGAGTCTTCTCTATTCTTGGAGCTATACCAGGTGCAGAAAGGGTTTTCTGGGTATTATTTCCAAACTGGTCATATTCCAGATCTTCGGTAATATAATCTGTATTATTTCCTTTCCTTTTGGTTTGTGTAACAAGTCCGTTGGTATAAGTGAAAAGCATTTCTTTAGAGAAAACATCTGTTCCTAACGTCTGTGTCTCAGCTTTTTTCACAGGTCTTCCTATATAATACTGAGAACCGGTTCCGGTTGGGTTATCTTCATAGTCAATCAGGTTTATTTTTTCACCACCATTGGCTACGATCCTTGTTTTTTTAGGATTATTATAGGAATCGTAAATGTCTACATACTGATTGGTCGTCGTCCCTGTCAGATTATCAATTTGCTGGATCTGTGACTGTAAATTGACAAAAACCTTATTAGGCAACAGCGATGTGGTATAAGTATTAATCGTTTTTGAAACAAAAGAACCCGGAGAATTGAAGTCTGGAGTTTCGCTCATGTAACTCTCTTTAACAGCACCTCTTTTCTGTGGGTCCTGTAAAGAAACTGCCCATAAAGGCTGAGTTACAGTTCCTCCATACACGGAAGATTTGGCTATTCCTTTAAATCCTATAAAGCCAAGCCCCTGCAAATTCATTACAGCGCCTTTATATCTGTACTCCTGGATTTTGGTTTCTCCGTTAAAGCTTTTCTCAATTTTTCTTACCAGCTTCATAGACGGGGCAATATTCAGGTTGATATAAGGATACAACTCGGAAGAATCTCCGGTATAGGTTCCTGAA
It encodes the following:
- a CDS encoding DoxX family membrane protein; translated protein: MKTQQDTAVFLLRITLAAGFLSAVASRLNLWGSHSSGWQNFVHYTAETNSFLPQSWASAITVLSTITELSTGILLLVGYQVKRAAWCASILTLLFAIAMSISFGIKEPLDYSVFVFSAGGFLLSTFPHYKWTLEQLLHQS
- a CDS encoding cytochrome-c peroxidase encodes the protein MKDRYLAILAVAGIISLLSYTSNDPTGYTVEELRTLYSSGDRSKWPLPHLFSEAKDGFEDIGALPEMKFPEDNPYSEDKMELGKMLFFDPILSGSGQISCASCHNPETGWSDGSRVSSGHNRQTGTRNAPTLLNIGYAKTFFWDGRVTTLEEQVKAPIENPVEMNLHMSLAVKNIGKIKDYKPFFVKAFGNGEITEDKISKAIATFERSLISSPSKFDQFISGKKDALTDSEVNGLHLFRTKANCINCHNSPYFSDQKFHNLGLTYYGEKYEDLGRYSVTNKNEDVGKFKTPTLREVSENKPYMHNGLFPELANVVMMYNAGMGSETPKEEQINDPRFPHKSEMIRKLNLTDEEIFDIVAFLKTLNSYKYKMRPPELPK
- a CDS encoding polymorphic toxin type 23 domain-containing protein; the protein is MRIRIYFLITLLFISGLFNGQSVGQTPGDLSVSSSGAANYTIPIANLPGIKDMVPGISLAYSSQSGNGLAGWGWNIAGISSITRIPSTKFHDGIIDGVDYNDKDRFAFDGQRLLLKSGTYGADGAEYQTETYSNIKIVSHGNVANGPEYFMVYYPDGKTAKYGGPSGFLGMNSFEWKINYIEDAQQNRIRFTYDSFNNYIYVQTIEYGNNAAINPNDSPNKIKFYYKDAARTDQAYIFGSRDIYSHRKLDRIEVTGNGQLFRKYQLTYNVTSLNYERLVSVQEYNGSNESIKPVILEYDTTDNGITNNSKTITSVSPAYDRNNWQYTSGYFDNDSSIDFMTYPNSRDQLYRFNSSQLTNSSSNVTGTLINVEKFTNIFSTKLVLPNNKFYNLDAVTTVIADNTTPVTDDEIIKINNYTSSSNTSSLELVFTNSYRFPTALNERCIVINGSNTYNTRIPKTYLTGDFDGDGVSDILAVVRPYSVSQTYYCGPAKQSTDANRPPPDCCTQGTTIDISQVFLLKLDPNNSSVQTPATLGYNYVVKSDSRIYVADFEGDGVADLYIINPGQLYVYGMKNGAFVQKATFSSGLIKNEYPCYLADFNGDGKTDMVTPIENATTNWYFIINSGETFMGNVRDIGTNYFKPQVINSCYPAPSGGNICGYMLQQTYYTFTDINGDAKADLFYHDILTPHNVPEAGPNANGAYLAYGDNYSIRDKGGVKYNMGSNVNGMPTFSAYIDGWQNNFTYGGAINKGTPIFLNNPNIANQNLDYAFFGGDKIKYVSFKKDNRIDVTLKRIKTNDLVTEITYDTAIDNGSGSGTYTGDSSELYPYINLNIAPSMKLVRKIEKSFNGETKIQEYRYKGAVMNLQGLGFIGFKGIAKSSVYGGTVTQPLWAVSLQDPQKRGAVKESYMSETPDFNSPGSFVSKTINTYTTSLLPNKVFVNLQSQIQQIDNLTGTTTNQYVDIYDSYNNPKKTRIVANGGEKINLIDYEDNPTGTGSQYYIGRPVKKAETQTLGTDVFSKEMLFTYTNGLVTQTKRKGNNTDYITEDLEYDQFGNNTQKTLSAPGIAPRIEKTQYDTSGRFVIKTTDILGNSTLLAYESNFGILLSKTNHLNQTVLFGYDTWQRKAQEKDIYNNVTEYFYEWITSGDFINGIRSRIVDASGATKETLVDNWGRKRLERGLSINSKWIEKRTEYDVLDRAYKVSEPYFSTVSPSKWTITEYDLYGRPVKNIFPTGKIITTSYNGLSATVVDGQRTQTITKDEWGNKVKMSDNGGVINYTYYANGGLKSTNYAGHVISVEQDGWGQKTKMSDPSVGGDYTYVYDNLGQLLKEENPKGKTVFVYDQYGRTVKKEVSGANTDIKITYNYNAQGLLASETGTSDGVNNSYTYKYDNFYRVAEREENNGSAIFRNHYTYDALGRINKETKETIFGNISSIFIIENVYASCGLLVAINDGNGDAIWKLGSVNEKGQVISAYFGNGTDINNTYDDNYFIEKIRHKNSTSGLILENEYSFVGSTGLLKGRKNLAVANGWNEVFEYDTLQRLVSWSNPAGVQSQTYDSFGRIDNNSTVGDYKYADTNRYRKTEINLNAVGDAYYKVNQLQMVSYNAFKNPVTISQDGNEMAKFGYNIHQTRSSSDYNYNLDFAYYMRHKIYSDNTSVEIIENSFMGKTPPLFVRTRIVTYIAGDPYSAPAAYIEDFDPNDESINKGLHYLHRDYQGTIMAISDRSGKIEERRQFDPWGNLVYLEKNGLKIDLKKANPDLLIERGYTAHEHFFQVGLIHMNGRMYDPKLHTFLSVDNFIQDPFNTQNYNRYGYVLNNPLMYTDPSGEIFWLAVLAGAIIGAVTGAASYIGQAIQTGDWSWGKFGMSILGGAFTGAVMGAIAPYAIPVGTLGGFALAGFMGSFMPSFNVNLGGGFSIGISPSIALGNSSSLGLNFNMSYKKGNWNISAGFSIANQSEAAGSGASFWEKRYSGGIGYDNGRLGLSIYSTTFRGGGFDQRIGGLMIRHGDFSFRYENDGMPFSLKKGFPYLGDGNDSYRTASAHLGYKQFGIGFNLFTGYRSDYSGDNEKIGQGVYGDNGEFYPNNFVKEEGPQYRMGAVYMNVGAMRMGQDSDWFRHAIQDRWAHDMNNFLIDTRQPGFKMLSGGYTNYMQYQTINPFSLW
- a CDS encoding cupin domain-containing protein, whose product is MNTNIHDYIVKTEQKEWQPLIEKGIHYEGISVKSLKFDPDKNRSTTILLKFEPGAGYPYHNHPAGEELFVMEGDAVIAGAHLEKGDYLYTPPNFKHSVKSEHGCIILFVVPEEVEIL
- the dnaK gene encoding molecular chaperone DnaK; translation: MSKIIGIDLGTTNSCVAVMEGKDPVVIPNAEGKRTTPSIVAFTEDGERKVGDPAKRQAVTNPTKTVYSIKRFIGTHFKDDASEISRVPYKVVSGPNDTVKVKIDDREYTPQEISAMTLQKMKKTAEDYLGQEVTRAVITVPAYFNDAQRQATKEAGEIAGLKVERIINEPTAAALAYGLDKNHKDQKIAVYDLGGGTFDISILDLGDGVFEVLSTNGDTHLGGDDFDDVIINWMADEFKAEEGVDLKADAIALQRLKEAAEKAKIELSSSPQTEINLPYITATATGPKHLVKTLTKAKFEQLSADLVRRSMEPVAKALKDAGLSTSDIDEVILVGGSTRIPIIQEEVEKFFGKKPSKGVNPDEVVAIGAAIQGGVLTGDVKDVLLLDVTPLSLGIETMGSVFTKLIEANTTIPTKKSEVFSTASDNQPAVSIRVGQGERPMFNDNKEIGRFDLTDIPPAPRGVPQIEVTFDIDANGILSVSAKDKGTGKEQSIKIQASSGLSDEEIERMKKEAQENSAADAKRKEEVEIFNKADGLIFQTEKQLKEFGEKLSADKKAAIESAAAELKTAFEAKNADDVKAKTEALDAAWMAASEELYAAGQQPGADAGAQQNAGANNAGGEDVQDADFEEVK
- a CDS encoding ArsR/SmtB family transcription factor; translated protein: MTRRDIFQAIADPTRRAIIGLIAVQAMTPNAIAEHFDTTRQAVSKHLRILVECELVKQGHQGREIYYSLEIDKMKEIDHWLEQFRKIWETKFSQLDELLATIKK
- a CDS encoding SRPBCC family protein, with the translated sequence MKSNLLFDFSVNKENNTIVVKREFNANLELVWQAWTTAELLDQWWAPKPYHVETKSLNFTEGGMWLYAMVSPENEKLWCKAEYQKIEILKSVTWLDAFCDENGKENTEKPRSHWTNIFSEENGITLVSITLQHDSYEDIETMIAMGFREGLTMCMENLDELLPTLKK